In the Quercus lobata isolate SW786 chromosome 5, ValleyOak3.0 Primary Assembly, whole genome shotgun sequence genome, one interval contains:
- the LOC115990821 gene encoding uncharacterized protein LOC115990821, with the protein MGLKEFEHSGVHDLFKAMSKFIAASRQATELDKTRVLLETRIQQVNAECKKWAGVAEKAKDEVKERSKLIEELRTDAVEKDTRIDHLQKMNDELNARLSKAKEDAVAEFKSSKEYTDTLDRNYAVGFEDFRMDAIENFPEVDFNAIKLNLAAATSSLLQTGSDDVNVEDDASTQPQDAPVVNAPPS; encoded by the exons ATGGGTTTAAAGGAATTTGAACATTCAGGCGTCCATGACCTCTTCAAG GCCATGTCCAAGTTTATAGCAGCGTCTAGACAGGCAACAGAGCTGGACAAGACGAGAGTCTTGTTGGAGACGAGGATTCAGCAGGTGAATGCTGAGTGTAAAAAATGGGCTGGGGTTGCTGAAAAAGCTAAGGACGAGGTCAAGGAACGTAGCAAGCTGATTGAGGAGCTCAGGACGGATGCAGTGGAGAAGGATACGCGCATTGATCATTTGCAGAAGATGAACGATGAATTGAATGCTCGTCTCTCCAAGGCAAAAGAGGACGCTGTGGCTGAGTTCAAGTCGTCCAAAGAATATACGGACACTTTGGATCGCAATTATGCAGTTGGTTTTGAAGATTTCAGAATGGACGCTATTGAGAACTTCCCTGAAGttgattttaatgcaatcaAGCTTAACCTTGCTGCTGCCACAAGCTCTCTTCTCCAGACTGGCTCTGATGACGTCAACGTGGAAGACGACGCTAGTACCCAGCCTCAGGACGCACCAGTTGTGAATGCTCCCCCTTCCTAG
- the LOC115990822 gene encoding uncharacterized protein LOC115990822, whose amino-acid sequence MAPLLSPSMEGEELYLYLAVTPHAVSSALIREEDKVQRPVYYTSKALKGAEGRYPQMEKLAFALITASRKLRHYFQAHVINVMTDHPLKKAMNRPEAAGRLIQWAVELSEFDIRYLPRHAIKAQALADFIAEFTPNHNETEDSRRWIVHVDGSSTRHAGGIGVVLQSPEGDKLKHKVRLQYQATNNEVEYEALLKGLELAKSVEAKSICVMGDSQLIMGQVNGTYEAKEERMKKYLGRVMRLVKRFEKADFVQIPREENVEADTIAKEASADESLEKSDEVQYVPSIDAQEVQQVDNRENWMTPIISYLKDGRLPEEKDEARKVRVRSARYVLMNGVLYKRGFSQPYLRCLAPDEANYVPREVHEGACGNHSGARSLVHKVVRGGYYWPNMQADAKAYVKVCDQCQRFSNVPGNHQNTSPQWWHRGPSHNGDWTFWVPSPWE is encoded by the coding sequence ATGGCACCGCTGCTGAGTCCATCAATGGAAGGAGAGGAACTATATTTGTACCTAGCAGTAACCCCGCATGCCGTGAGCTCGGCATTgataagagaagaagataaagtgCAAAGACCTGTGTACTATACAAGCAAGGCATTGAAAGGAGCGGAAGGACGGTATCCGCAAATGGAGAAGTTGGCCTTCGCACTAATCACAGCATCACGGAAGCTgaggcattatttccaagcacatgtcATTAATGTTATGACAGATCATCCTCTCAAAAAGGCAATGAATAGGCCGGAAGCTGCAGGACGATTAATCCAGTGGGCTGTGGAGCTAAGTGAGTTCGATATTAGGTATCTACCAAGGCATGCCATTAAagctcaagccctagcagattttATTGCGGAGTTTACCCCAAATCATAACGAGACAGAGGACAGTAGGAGATGGATCGTCCATGTGGATGGTTCGTCCACACGGCATGCAGGAGGAATTGGTGTGGTCCTGCAGTCCCCAGAGGGAGATAAATTGAAACATAAAGTCCGTCTACAGTACCAAGCGACAAACAATGAAGTCGAATATGAAGCCCTCctcaaagggctagaattggcAAAGTCCGTGGAAGCAAAGTCCATATGTGTCATGGGGGATTCCCAACTGATCATGGGGCAAGTGAATGGGACGTATGAGGCGAAGGAAGAACGAATGAAGAAGTATCTTGGTAGGGTGATGCGCCTTGTGAAAAGGTTTGAAAAAGCTGacttcgttcaaatcccaagggaggagaacgtGGAAGCTGATACTATAGCGAAGGAGGCCTCAGCAGATGAATCATTAGAGAAGTCAGATGAAGTTCAATATGTGCCAAGTATAGATGCCCAGGAAGTACAGCAGGTTGATAAcagagaaaattggatgactccCATTATATCCTATTTGAAAGACGGACGACTaccagaagagaaggacgagGCCAGAAAGGTGAGGGTGAGGTCAGCTAGATACGTCCTTATGAATGGAGTtctatacaagagaggtttctctcAACCTTACCTTAGATGTTTAGCTCCAGACGAAGCAAACTACGTGCCgagagaagttcatgaaggggcATGTGGCAATCATTCGGGAGCAAGatcacttgtccacaaggtcgtcCGTGGAGGGTACTActggccgaacatgcaagctgatgctaaagcatacgTTAAGGTCTGCGACCAGTGCCAGCGATTTAGCAACGTCCCAGGCAACCATCAGAATACCTCACCCCAATGGTGGCACCGTGGcccttcgcacaatggggactggacattTTGGGTCCCTTCCCCTTGGGAGTAA
- the LOC115990823 gene encoding uncharacterized protein LOC115990823 yields the protein MAELTRQNQELRMEINMRRQTHEEREGGQTESHGGRENTEIGSQFRGTTSRTGENESLRSFITRFNREALSVDEADDKLLLAAFHNGVNSDLFIHKLYEKEPQSMAELVHSAQNFMNAEDAIIAKKRKRSERMDANPSRHHEQGTRPKKGRTDERRDRESKKPGLPVRNQQYTPLNAPLEQVLMQIKDDPSLKWPEKLKGDPNKRNRNKYCRFHRDHGHNTDECFDLKQQIENLIRQGKLRGFLGRDQRDEKQKGKMEDSSRPPLGEIRVIIGGSLTGRSSKSKKAYLKVVQNVQLTGRSPRAMSMDEQAITFTDEDADRIHHPHDDALVISLLIANYTTRRVLVDNGSSTDILYYPAFQQMRLGRDQLRPVNSPLVGFGGMKVQPVGTISLSVVVGAYPQQLTKDVNFLVVDCPSSYNAIIGRPTLNSWKAVTSTYHLSVKFPTEYGVGQVQGDQLAAKECYLAMLAMDEQVQAMNIEEKKGN from the exons ATGGCGGAGTTGACTCGCCAGAACCAAGAATTACGAATGGAGATTAATATGAGGAGGCAAACACATGAAGAACGTGAAGGTGGACAAACAGAGAGTCATGGCGGAAGAGAGAATACTGAAATTGGAAGCCAGTttagaggcaccacttcacgaacg GGAGAGAATGAGAGCCTTCGGTCATTTATCACCCGTTTTAACAGAGAAGCTCTTAGTGTGGACGAAGCAGATGATAAGCTTTTACTGGCAGCCTTCCACAACGGGGTGAATTCGGATCTGTTTATACACAAGCTCTATGAAAAAGAGCCCCAGTCCATGGCCGAactcgtccattcggctcagaattttatgaatgcagaagacgcAATCATcgccaagaagaggaagaggtccGAGAGAATGGATGCAAATCCCAGTCGTCATCACGAGCAAGGcactcgtccaaagaagggacggacggaTGAAAGGAGAGATCGAGAAAGTAAGAAGCCAGGCCTTCCAGTACGGAACCAGCAGTATACCCCTTTAAACGCCCCACTTgagcaagtccttatgcaaatcaaggatgatccttcGCTGAAATGGCCGGAGAAATTGAAGGGTGATCCCAATAAGCGCAACAGGAACAAGTACTGTCGCTTTCATAGGGATCATGGTCATAACACGGACGAGTGTTTtgacttgaagcaacaaattgaaaatctcataaggcAAGGGAAGTTGAGGGGCTTCCTTGGACGAGACCAGAGGGACGAGAAACAGAAGGGAAAGATGGAAGATTCATCGCGACCACCACTCGGAGAGATAAGAGTTATCATTGGGGGAAGTTTAACTGGCCGgtcgtccaagtccaagaaagcatacttgaaggTAGTACAGAACGTCCAGCTTACCGGACGATCACCGAGAGCAATGTCTATGGACGAGCAGGCAATCACTTTCACGGACGAGGATGCTGACAGAATTCATCACCCTCATGATGATGCCCTCGTCATCTCCCTACTAATTGCAAACTACACAACCAGAAGAGTGCTTGTGGACAACGGAAGCTCAACAGACATTTTATACTATCCAGCTTTTCAGCAGATGAGACTAGGACGAGACCAGCTCCGTCCAGTGAATTCCCCCctagtaggttttggtgggaTGAAGGTGCAACCAGTGGGTACCATTTCCTTATCCGTGGTAGTGGGGGCATATCCACAACAACTTACCAAGGACGTCAACTTCCTTGTGGTAGATTGTCCATCCTcctacaatgccatcattggaAGACCAACTCTGAATAGCTGGAAAGCTGTTACCTCCACTTACCATTtatcagtcaagtttccaacagaaTACGGGGTAGGACAGGTACAAGGTGACCAACTGGCAGCAAAAGAATGTTACTTGGCCATGCTGGCCATGGATGAACAAGTTCAAgcaatgaatattgaagaaaagaag GGGAATTGA